The segment GTCGGACAACAGGACGTCGTTGATCAGTTGCTGATCGCCATGTTCAGCCGTGGGCACTGCCTTCTGGAAGGGGTCCCTGGTCTAGCCAAGACATTGATGATCAGCACGCTCGCTCGTTGTCTCTCGATGGACTTCAGCCGAATCCAGTTTACCCCCGACCTGATGCCAGCGGACATCACCGGAACGGAAGTTCTGCAGGAAAACCGGGAGACCGGAGTCCGGGAATTTCGGTTCATCAACGGACCACTCTTCCACAATGTCGTGCTTGCGGACGAGATCAACCGGACACCTCCTAAGACTCAGGCGGCCATGCTGGAGGCGATGCAGGAACGTCAGGTGACCGTCGGTCAAACCCGCCATAAACTGAACGAGCCATTCTTTGTACTGGCGACTCAGAACCCTATCGAGCAGGAAGGAACCTACCCGCTTCCAGAAGCGCAGCAGGACCGGTTCATGTTCAAGGTGTTCGTTGACTATCCGTCGTTTGCCGAAGAGAGACTGATTGCCAAACAGACAACCGGCGTCAGCGTCGATGATATTAAACCGGTTTTGTCGGCCAAGGAGATTATCGATCTGCAAAATGTGGTCAGACAGGTACCTGTGACCGACCATATCGTCGATTATGCCCTCGCGATCGTACGACAAACGCGCATCAATCAACCCGGTACGCCCGATTTCATCAATGAGTGGCTTAGCTGGGGGGCTGGACCCCGAGCGGTGCAGTATCTGCTCCTCGGTGGAAAGGCTCGTGCATTGTTAAATGGTCGAACCTATGTTTCTACCGATGACATCGCCGCCCTTGCCCCGCCTGTTCTGCGGCATCGTATCGTTACTTCGTTCAGTGCCGAGAGCGAAGGCATCACCCCCGACAAAGTTGTCGAACGTCTGGTGGCGGAAACACCCTCCAAGGAAGGTGAGCTGACAAGTGACCCGAGATTACAGAAAATTTTTGCGGCCTGAGGAAATCTCGCGGATTTCCCAGTTGGAAGTACGGGCACGGCATATCGTGGAAGGTTTCCTTTCCGGTTTGCACCGCAGCCCCTATTTCGGCCAGTCGATCGAATTCGTCCAGCACCGGGAATACGTGCCGGGCGATGATATTCGACGTATTGACTGGAAAGCCTGGTCCAAAACAGACAAGTACTATACGAAGCTGTACGAGGAAGATACCAACCTGCGTACCACGTTGGTGGTAGACCTCAGTGAATCGATGTCTTTCCAGTCAGGCTCAATGTCCAAATTCGACTACGGTTGCACCATCGCGGCGGCACTCAGCTATCTGTTGCTGCGCCAACAGGATTCGGTCGGACTGGTGACTTTTGCAGATGGCGTCAAAAAGCAGCTACCCCCCAGCAGTCAACGGAATCAGTTGCACGCCATTCTGGCTTCTCTCGCGGAGCAGTCGCCCGAAAAGAAAACGAACATTGCGGACATCCTCGGACGTGTCACTGAATTCCGAGCGAGGAAAGGATTTGTTGTCGTTATTTCAGATTTCTTTGTAGATCAACAAGAACTCTTCCGTGGTCTGCAAATGCTGCGAACTCGCGGTCACGACGTCATGCTGTTTCATGTTTTGGATGATCAGGAACTCGACTTTGACTATCAGGGAACGACCCAGTTTGAAGGCATGGAAGAAACAGGCGAGCTTGTCTGTGACCCTCGCGCGCTGCGGGAAGGTTATCTCGAAGCGATGCAGTCTTTCGTGGACGGTCTGAGAACCTACTGCGCAAAAAACATGATCGACTATCAGACGATCCGGACAAGCGAACATCTCGATGCCGCCTTGTCCTACTATTTGAATCACCGCCTCGGCCTCGGTCGCTCGGTGCGAACTTGAACAATATCAAATCCGGAAATGCATGGACGGCATGCTCGGCAATTTAACTGGAGATGGAGTAACCAGGCTTTATGATGAGCTGGTTGGCACAACATTTTTTTAATCCCTCCTTCGTTCTCCCTTGGGGAGCGTTGCTGCTGGCGATTCCGATTATCATTCATTTGATCAATCGGATGCGGTATCGTCGCGTCCGATTCGCGGCGATGGAATTCCTGCTGCAGAGCCAGAAAAAAAATCGCCGTCGCCTTCTACTCGAACAACTCCTGCTGCTTTTGCTCCGTATCATCGTCGTCTGTTTACTGATTGCTCTTATTGCCCGGTTAGTGATTGACCCATCGGAGATGGCCCTGTTTCAGGGGGCTCAATCACACCACGTCGTCTTACTGGACGATAGTGGTTCGATGCGCGAACAACTGCAGGAAGAAGATGCCTTTCAGGCAGGCCTAGAGGTTGTTCGCGAATTAGCAGCCGAAGGGGGGAAACGCCCCAATACAATACAACTGAGCCTGCTGAGGCTTTCGAACCCACAGCAACCGATTTTTTATAAACAGACGTTAAATGACGCTTTCCTGAATGAGTTGGAAACCCGTCTCGAAAATCTCAAAAGTGGCTACGGTTCGCCCGATTTGCGCGCCAGTCTGGAAGCTGCCTGGGAATTGTTCCAGCAGGAAAAAGGAATGCAGCAGCATCTGCATTTCATATCCGACTTCCGCGAGGCGGACTGGGCAACGCCTCAACCACTTGCCGAACAGTTTGAAAAACTGAACAGTGCCGATGTCTCGATTAATCTGATCCGCACCACCAATTCCCGTCAGGACAATCTTGCCCTGACCGGTTTTGAAGGTGACGTTCACATTGCTGCTGCAGGAGTCCCTGTCCGGTTGAAAACGACCGTACAAAACTTTGGCGAAACGGTCGCTCGAAATGTCCGATTAACGGTTTTTGCTGATGGTGAAAAACTCCCGATGAGTCTGGAACTCGAACAGATTAACGCCGG is part of the Polystyrenella longa genome and harbors:
- a CDS encoding AAA family ATPase, whose product is MAEHDKMGADQDSIDKLSRAYHDVKEQMAQVIVGQQDVVDQLLIAMFSRGHCLLEGVPGLAKTLMISTLARCLSMDFSRIQFTPDLMPADITGTEVLQENRETGVREFRFINGPLFHNVVLADEINRTPPKTQAAMLEAMQERQVTVGQTRHKLNEPFFVLATQNPIEQEGTYPLPEAQQDRFMFKVFVDYPSFAEERLIAKQTTGVSVDDIKPVLSAKEIIDLQNVVRQVPVTDHIVDYALAIVRQTRINQPGTPDFINEWLSWGAGPRAVQYLLLGGKARALLNGRTYVSTDDIAALAPPVLRHRIVTSFSAESEGITPDKVVERLVAETPSKEGELTSDPRLQKIFAA
- a CDS encoding DUF58 domain-containing protein; this encodes MRPEEISRISQLEVRARHIVEGFLSGLHRSPYFGQSIEFVQHREYVPGDDIRRIDWKAWSKTDKYYTKLYEEDTNLRTTLVVDLSESMSFQSGSMSKFDYGCTIAAALSYLLLRQQDSVGLVTFADGVKKQLPPSSQRNQLHAILASLAEQSPEKKTNIADILGRVTEFRARKGFVVVISDFFVDQQELFRGLQMLRTRGHDVMLFHVLDDQELDFDYQGTTQFEGMEETGELVCDPRALREGYLEAMQSFVDGLRTYCAKNMIDYQTIRTSEHLDAALSYYLNHRLGLGRSVRT